Proteins from a genomic interval of Brucella intermedia LMG 3301:
- a CDS encoding lysozyme inhibitor LprI family protein produces MKRLATAGFLILAIMQSSVAYADLKAADRRLNNLYSQVVNSLPASNQMQLKESQRNWIKYRDSECRYQQVNYAIMVSEADCKEFLTRQRADHLNQQLGWLKKMADEADTESSTECRQEIGAKAANVLVNQCKEISPATHPPCNASNSCDMIRDEIKRGCGMVGDKKPPYCQ; encoded by the coding sequence ATGAAACGTTTAGCGACTGCGGGTTTCCTTATCCTCGCAATAATGCAGTCGTCGGTCGCATACGCCGACCTGAAAGCGGCAGACCGCAGACTGAATAATCTCTATAGCCAAGTAGTCAACTCTCTGCCTGCCTCAAATCAAATGCAGCTCAAGGAGAGCCAACGCAACTGGATCAAGTATCGCGATAGTGAGTGCCGATATCAGCAAGTAAACTATGCGATCATGGTTTCAGAAGCAGATTGCAAGGAATTTCTAACACGCCAAAGAGCTGATCACCTTAACCAACAATTAGGCTGGCTGAAAAAAATGGCCGACGAGGCTGACACCGAATCCTCGACAGAATGCAGACAGGAGATCGGTGCGAAGGCAGCAAACGTTCTTGTTAATCAATGCAAGGAGATCTCACCTGCAACGCACCCGCCGTGTAATGCAAGCAATTCGTGCGACATGATCAGGGATGAAATCAAGCGTGGTTGCGGCATGGTCGGTGACAAGAAGCCACCTTACTGCCAGTAG
- a CDS encoding SDR family oxidoreductase yields the protein MVDHSIKGKTVLIAGGAKNLGGLIARDLAVHGAGAIAIHYNSATSKADADDTVAAVKALGAQAVAFQANLVTAGATEKLFADTIAAVGKPDIAINTVGKVLKKPMAEISEAEYDEMSAVNAKAAFFFIKEAGKQIKDNGKICTLVTSLLGAYTPFYSSYAGTKAPVEHFTRAASKEFGERGISVTAIGPGPMDTPFFYPAEGADAVAYHKTAAALSNFSKTGLTDIGDIVPWVRLLVSEGWWMTGQTILVNGGYTTK from the coding sequence ATGGTTGATCATTCCATCAAAGGTAAAACCGTTCTTATTGCTGGCGGCGCGAAGAATCTTGGCGGACTCATTGCGCGGGATCTCGCCGTACACGGCGCAGGGGCGATTGCGATTCACTACAACAGCGCGACGAGTAAGGCCGATGCCGACGATACGGTAGCCGCAGTGAAGGCATTGGGTGCCCAGGCAGTCGCCTTTCAGGCAAACCTTGTCACAGCCGGTGCAACCGAGAAGTTGTTTGCCGACACCATTGCAGCAGTTGGCAAGCCGGATATTGCTATTAATACCGTCGGCAAGGTATTGAAGAAGCCAATGGCCGAGATTTCGGAAGCCGAATACGACGAGATGTCTGCGGTGAACGCCAAAGCCGCTTTTTTCTTCATCAAGGAAGCCGGCAAACAAATAAAGGACAATGGCAAGATCTGCACGCTCGTCACCTCCCTGCTCGGCGCCTATACGCCATTCTACTCCAGCTATGCCGGCACAAAAGCTCCGGTGGAACACTTCACGCGCGCAGCTTCAAAGGAATTTGGAGAACGAGGTATTTCAGTAACCGCTATCGGACCTGGCCCGATGGATACGCCGTTTTTTTACCCAGCTGAAGGCGCCGACGCGGTTGCCTATCACAAAACAGCTGCAGCGTTGTCGAATTTCTCGAAAACAGGACTGACAGATATTGGGGACATAGTTCCCTGGGTACGACTTCTGGTCTCTGAAGGCTGGTGGATGACCGGTCAGACCATTCTGGTAAATGGCGGCTACACGACCAAGTAG
- a CDS encoding autotransporter outer membrane beta-barrel domain-containing protein, with protein sequence MKPGRKKSRNNDQPEVTWLRGGRVGKYKGVAGGIAPCEASFTLSLTGLSAVSAAVFASLFVWSSPSRAGSCVETTPASGTWTCSGPASGSDTSVAISSSPHVTVVTQQGFGLSAGAGPAFVVSSSGGISITDQNASSITSSGDRGIDVYNDATGDVSVTSNGSITGTDAIYIANDGTGSTMVTTSGTVTGTTNHAIYVGNNVDTTDIIVSQTAGTISGARDGIHTSQYGTGATVISVSGDVNGVGDNGIWAANQATATDITITQEAGSTITGYTHGIRADNRGTGATSITTAGIINQTQTTGALVYDTYGVYAYNYASSTDITLTQTAGAISGNYFGMYANNQGTGSTTIVSAGNVTAAVSGGLYAFNASTAKDIVVNQTSGTVNGGTYGVFADNTGTGSTTITLSGDVIASGNYGVYSRNRSSATDLTVKQTAGSIAGNTAILARNQGTGATLVSVVGTVTGGAGAGIQTIAANGSTIDIAASATVRATSEIAIRDGGAAGNSTASDTVGGNVIVNSAGTVTGDAILGLGNDTFNLAGGSYSGNIYGDDRDDPQSNDGIANHEGDDTFNWTGGKLTGGFYGKDGSDTATVSASSYDGSQVLDGGDDTSVADGMIDTLTLKGVTATTNGGKITNWEVVKLDGANLSIDGGAWHVGEPDEGTTGVFLNNGSTLDGMASLDFDGNMTIDSSSTFVGTGDGAGVYAFSGDVTNAGTITTVDDAVGDVVIIGGNYNGNGGQMLFDVALGDDNSKTDMIIVNGDTSGTTNVGVNNVGGTGAQTNEGIRIIEVNGASNGSFSLIGDYTVGGKQAVVAGAYAYHLYQGGTSTPSDGDWYLRSQLKPTEPETPLYQAGVPSYEAYPQALLGLNGVPTLQQRVGNRFWAGSGNKVVAQGADPVGTPYAAPEEAGVAIGGNGVWGRIEGAHNSIEPRFSASATDYDQNVFKLQAGIDGLLTETENGKLIGGVTIHYAHGKTDINSVYGDGEIRTDGYGFGGTLTWYGENGFYLDGQGQVTWYTSDLNSLLANTNLADGNDGFGYTFSLEGGKRIAIDPAWSLTPQAQLVYSNVDFDAFTDVFGSRVSIDHGESLQGRLGLTLDHENSWQNDKGLLDRTHVYAIANLYYEFLEGTKVSVQGVSFASRNDRVWGGLGIGGTYNWDDDKYSIYGEGLVNTSLNNFGDSYSVKGTVGFRMKW encoded by the coding sequence ATGAAACCAGGGCGAAAAAAAAGCAGAAATAATGATCAGCCTGAAGTGACTTGGCTTCGTGGAGGTCGTGTCGGCAAGTATAAGGGAGTTGCTGGTGGCATAGCGCCTTGTGAAGCGAGCTTTACGCTGTCCCTTACAGGTTTGTCAGCCGTTTCAGCTGCGGTGTTTGCATCGCTCTTTGTTTGGTCTTCACCATCGCGGGCAGGTAGCTGTGTGGAAACCACGCCAGCTTCGGGAACCTGGACTTGTTCCGGTCCTGCTTCCGGCAGCGATACATCGGTCGCTATCTCATCCTCTCCGCATGTTACAGTTGTCACTCAGCAGGGCTTTGGTCTTTCGGCCGGCGCTGGCCCGGCTTTTGTTGTAAGTTCAAGTGGCGGCATAAGCATAACGGACCAAAATGCTTCTTCCATCACGTCTTCTGGTGACCGAGGTATTGATGTTTACAATGATGCTACTGGCGACGTATCTGTCACGTCGAATGGTAGCATAACCGGCACAGATGCTATTTATATCGCCAATGATGGCACGGGATCTACAATGGTCACAACGTCGGGGACAGTGACCGGAACAACCAACCATGCCATCTACGTTGGTAATAACGTTGACACAACAGATATAATCGTCAGCCAAACAGCCGGCACCATTTCTGGTGCGCGGGATGGCATTCATACATCTCAATATGGAACTGGTGCTACCGTAATCAGTGTCTCCGGGGACGTGAACGGTGTAGGTGATAATGGCATATGGGCGGCAAATCAGGCTACCGCGACAGACATCACCATTACCCAGGAAGCAGGTAGTACGATCACAGGCTATACGCACGGTATTCGCGCAGATAACCGCGGTACTGGAGCTACATCGATCACAACTGCTGGGATCATAAACCAGACCCAGACAACTGGCGCTTTAGTTTATGACACCTATGGTGTCTATGCCTACAATTATGCATCTTCGACGGATATTACCCTTACCCAGACCGCCGGAGCGATTTCCGGCAATTATTTTGGAATGTATGCCAATAATCAGGGTACGGGTTCAACGACGATCGTCAGTGCGGGAAATGTGACGGCAGCGGTATCTGGCGGTCTCTATGCTTTTAACGCCAGCACAGCGAAGGACATCGTTGTCAACCAGACATCCGGAACGGTCAACGGTGGTACTTATGGTGTTTTCGCAGACAACACGGGAACCGGATCAACGACAATTACATTGTCTGGTGACGTGATCGCTTCTGGTAACTACGGCGTCTATTCGCGAAATCGCAGCAGCGCAACCGATCTGACTGTAAAACAGACCGCAGGCTCTATTGCTGGCAACACCGCTATTCTCGCTCGGAATCAAGGTACGGGCGCGACGTTGGTCAGCGTTGTGGGTACAGTAACCGGCGGTGCGGGCGCGGGCATCCAAACGATAGCAGCAAACGGCTCGACCATCGATATTGCAGCTTCGGCAACAGTCAGGGCAACATCCGAGATCGCCATTCGGGATGGCGGTGCTGCTGGTAATTCGACCGCGTCGGATACGGTCGGGGGCAATGTCATTGTTAACAGCGCTGGCACTGTAACCGGCGATGCGATCCTTGGCCTCGGCAACGATACCTTCAATCTGGCTGGTGGAAGCTATAGCGGTAATATTTACGGCGATGACAGGGACGATCCCCAGAGCAATGACGGTATCGCCAACCATGAAGGCGATGATACGTTCAACTGGACGGGCGGCAAACTGACTGGTGGTTTCTACGGTAAGGATGGTTCCGATACCGCAACGGTGAGTGCATCGAGCTATGATGGTTCGCAGGTGCTTGACGGTGGCGATGACACTTCCGTCGCCGATGGCATGATCGATACGCTCACGCTCAAGGGTGTGACTGCGACCACGAATGGCGGCAAGATCACCAATTGGGAAGTCGTCAAGCTGGACGGTGCCAATCTGTCCATTGATGGCGGTGCATGGCATGTCGGTGAGCCAGATGAAGGAACGACCGGTGTGTTCCTGAACAACGGTTCTACCCTTGACGGCATGGCGTCGCTCGACTTCGACGGCAATATGACGATTGATTCAAGCTCGACTTTTGTTGGTACAGGCGACGGAGCCGGGGTTTACGCGTTCAGCGGCGATGTGACCAACGCCGGAACTATCACCACGGTCGATGATGCCGTGGGCGATGTTGTGATCATCGGTGGAAACTACAACGGCAATGGCGGACAGATGCTGTTCGATGTTGCGCTCGGTGATGACAACTCCAAGACGGATATGATCATCGTCAATGGCGATACATCGGGCACGACGAATGTTGGCGTCAACAATGTCGGTGGAACCGGCGCGCAGACTAATGAAGGTATCCGTATCATCGAAGTGAACGGAGCTTCCAATGGCTCGTTCTCGCTCATCGGCGATTACACGGTTGGCGGCAAGCAGGCGGTTGTTGCAGGCGCATACGCCTATCATCTTTACCAGGGCGGCACTTCAACACCCTCTGACGGAGACTGGTATCTGCGTTCACAGCTCAAGCCTACTGAACCTGAAACGCCGCTGTATCAAGCCGGTGTACCGAGCTATGAGGCGTATCCTCAGGCCTTGCTTGGTCTTAATGGCGTACCGACCCTACAGCAGCGTGTTGGCAACCGCTTTTGGGCCGGTAGTGGCAACAAAGTTGTTGCGCAGGGCGCTGATCCGGTCGGAACGCCTTATGCCGCTCCCGAAGAAGCTGGCGTTGCGATTGGAGGCAACGGAGTCTGGGGTCGTATCGAAGGCGCCCATAACAGCATCGAACCTCGTTTCTCGGCCTCGGCTACCGATTACGACCAGAATGTTTTCAAACTCCAGGCCGGTATTGATGGACTGCTGACTGAAACCGAAAACGGCAAGCTGATTGGTGGAGTGACGATCCATTACGCCCATGGCAAAACAGACATAAACTCCGTTTACGGCGATGGTGAAATCCGTACGGACGGTTACGGTTTTGGCGGCACACTGACGTGGTATGGCGAAAACGGCTTCTATCTCGACGGCCAGGGACAGGTGACGTGGTACACGAGCGATCTGAATTCCCTTCTTGCCAACACAAATCTGGCCGATGGCAATGACGGCTTCGGCTATACCTTCTCGCTGGAAGGTGGCAAGCGGATTGCCATTGACCCGGCATGGTCCCTCACCCCACAAGCACAGCTCGTCTATTCGAACGTGGATTTTGACGCATTTACCGATGTTTTCGGTTCTCGTGTCAGCATTGATCACGGCGAGAGCCTGCAGGGCCGTCTCGGGCTTACACTTGATCATGAAAACTCATGGCAGAATGACAAGGGCTTGCTTGACCGGACCCACGTCTACGCCATCGCCAATCTCTACTATGAGTTCCTTGAAGGAACGAAGGTCAGTGTTCAGGGAGTGAGCTTTGCAAGCCGCAATGATCGCGTTTGGGGCGGTCTGGGTATCGGCGGGACCTATAACTGGGATGATGACAAGTATTCGATCTATGGCGAGGGCCTTGTCAACACCAGCCTCAACAACTTCGGCGACAGCTATTCTGTCAAGGGAACAGTGGGCTTTCGCATGAAATGGTAA
- a CDS encoding sensor histidine kinase — protein sequence MAASAEYEAQTTARVVDRLFTEMNSVANMVAKQNRVIELASRYRVDPPGFSELTREERAAILTSDPLVRLVGDFMTRLSDDLHYARIYMNNLSHDTVTSSQWADRFNIVGQIYTGRAYLIDALRDGSGQLFGIARLNQMPSYFVTSRIEGTGDEALGSVTVRFDAPVMARYLTGQHVALIVNRQGRVTTASSATFMLRNVAAVLPPETLQPSNSDESPGEAMAVQQIADVEGGDQWLIDGHSYLIRHQPLGNAQYQLLTLAPLDYLGALQRQYLVAAGGVAALGLALIVLAGRLVDQRTERRQRAEQDRILAISQAAERELTIKVQERTAELAESNASLEAEVERRRLLEIKLQQSLDSVNDALAQQRDFVAVVSHEFRGPLAVIAAAADNLLISLADGTDSIKLRVSKISRTVKRMALLIENVLAGDRIDAGQSQSGQADVFDLNEIIHTARMGFDEAAADRITFVNGGRTPVKCDRALIEIVLHNLIQNALKYSSENSPVNIQLSTDHNMALITVTDQGKGITPDERELIFMKYFRSPGHTTTGFGLGLYISREIARQNGGDITLMASDTTGSTFCFSLPIEAEFGASTVSKAE from the coding sequence TTGGCTGCAAGCGCCGAGTATGAGGCACAGACAACGGCGCGCGTTGTTGATCGGCTGTTCACGGAGATGAACAGCGTCGCCAACATGGTTGCTAAGCAGAACCGGGTAATCGAACTTGCGTCTCGCTATCGGGTTGATCCCCCGGGCTTCTCGGAACTAACGCGTGAAGAGCGGGCAGCTATACTTACAAGTGACCCCCTCGTTCGTCTGGTCGGCGATTTCATGACCCGGCTATCGGACGACCTTCACTATGCCCGTATTTATATGAACAATTTGTCACACGATACCGTAACATCCAGTCAGTGGGCTGATCGCTTTAACATAGTGGGACAGATTTATACCGGCCGGGCATATCTAATTGATGCATTGCGCGATGGTAGCGGGCAACTGTTTGGTATCGCTCGCTTGAACCAGATGCCATCGTATTTTGTTACCAGTCGGATTGAGGGCACTGGCGACGAGGCGCTGGGGTCGGTTACGGTGCGGTTTGACGCACCGGTAATGGCACGCTATCTGACAGGTCAACACGTCGCATTGATCGTGAATCGCCAGGGACGAGTAACGACGGCATCTTCTGCGACATTCATGCTACGCAACGTTGCGGCGGTTTTGCCGCCCGAAACCCTGCAGCCTTCAAACAGCGACGAGAGTCCAGGAGAGGCGATGGCCGTGCAGCAAATTGCGGACGTGGAAGGGGGCGACCAGTGGTTGATCGACGGCCACTCCTATCTGATACGGCATCAGCCGCTGGGTAACGCGCAGTACCAGTTACTTACCTTGGCGCCGCTCGATTATTTGGGCGCTCTACAACGGCAATATCTTGTCGCCGCCGGGGGCGTTGCAGCCTTGGGCCTTGCGCTGATTGTACTTGCTGGTCGTTTGGTTGACCAACGTACCGAACGCCGTCAGCGAGCAGAGCAGGATCGCATTCTGGCCATCTCGCAGGCAGCCGAGCGCGAGTTGACCATCAAAGTACAGGAGAGAACGGCAGAACTAGCGGAGAGTAATGCGTCACTTGAAGCCGAGGTGGAGCGCCGCCGGCTGCTTGAGATAAAGCTCCAGCAGTCTCTCGACTCGGTTAACGATGCTCTTGCACAGCAACGGGACTTTGTAGCCGTGGTGTCCCACGAGTTCCGGGGCCCGCTGGCAGTGATTGCAGCTGCTGCTGACAACCTGCTCATTTCATTGGCTGATGGCACAGACAGCATAAAGTTACGCGTCAGCAAAATAAGCCGCACTGTTAAACGTATGGCATTGCTAATCGAAAACGTGCTGGCTGGCGACCGGATAGATGCGGGACAATCACAATCCGGGCAAGCGGATGTATTTGATCTCAACGAGATTATACACACGGCACGGATGGGATTTGATGAGGCTGCCGCTGATCGCATTACTTTCGTGAATGGTGGCAGAACGCCGGTTAAATGTGACCGCGCCCTTATAGAGATTGTTCTACACAACCTGATACAAAATGCGCTGAAGTACTCTTCTGAGAATTCTCCAGTAAATATCCAATTGTCGACTGATCACAATATGGCTCTTATTACGGTGACTGACCAAGGCAAAGGCATCACTCCAGATGAGCGTGAACTGATATTTATGAAATACTTTAGATCGCCTGGCCATACTACAACAGGGTTTGGCCTGGGACTTTACATATCACGCGAGATTGCCCGACAGAATGGGGGCGATATCACACTGATGGCCAGCGATACCACGGGATCAACTTTTTGCTTCTCGCTTCCCATTGAGGCAGAATTTGGGGCAAGTACCGTATCCAAAGCGGAATAA
- a CDS encoding DUF3011 domain-containing protein → MKSREPVAQKFPRIRRLMMSRWTIAAMVLAGGTFIPPVVFEAGAQTTVECRSRDYKYDECYAGPLSRPQLIHQTSSASCILNRTWGYNPKSRYIWVAQGCSGVFADVGGYHHGRGDGFDPGARQYDHRGHDVGGVVAGAVLGAIVEGMLTDHPKKHHHTTSNHRDTDDYNGCHGIGCNVDRPNDSGEIDTTPQFDRNGEPNYDTHGNYIGCHGVGCLVDSQD, encoded by the coding sequence ATGAAAAGCCGGGAGCCTGTTGCTCAGAAATTTCCCCGTATCCGGAGGTTGATGATGTCTAGATGGACAATAGCTGCAATGGTTTTGGCTGGTGGGACGTTCATACCGCCCGTCGTCTTCGAAGCTGGGGCACAAACGACAGTAGAGTGCCGATCCAGAGACTATAAATATGATGAATGCTATGCTGGCCCCCTGTCCAGGCCACAGCTCATTCATCAGACATCGAGTGCCTCTTGCATATTAAACCGCACATGGGGATACAACCCGAAAAGCCGCTATATATGGGTGGCTCAAGGGTGTTCGGGTGTGTTTGCGGATGTGGGTGGCTATCATCACGGTCGTGGCGACGGGTTTGATCCAGGAGCACGCCAGTACGATCACCGAGGCCATGATGTTGGCGGGGTAGTAGCGGGCGCGGTACTGGGAGCGATTGTTGAAGGAATGTTGACGGATCATCCGAAGAAGCACCATCACACGACGAGCAACCACCGTGATACGGACGACTATAATGGCTGTCACGGCATTGGATGTAATGTTGACCGACCGAATGACTCCGGTGAGATCGATACGACGCCCCAGTTCGACAGAAACGGGGAACCAAACTACGATACCCACGGCAACTACATCGGCTGCCATGGAGTTGGCTGCCTGGTCGATAGTCAAGATTAG
- a CDS encoding helix-turn-helix domain-containing protein codes for MSVKKNGCEAKSGQDVIISTDFVEERLRNDFWREASRPFYETTPIPGSKSGRLEGAIRSREIAGFTLASVTFNSQRYNRDRRIIAWSGLDQFLVAVVKGGEILGDAANNSLTARSGDICILDLTQVLQSDVTAGGTLSTLIPRGILAKATGHANLHGVVLQAHLPMTQLITAYLEGLNGLSEHLSNDEIVAVQESLVTILAAALQGLRATGIEELRPLSIALRQRVLDYVDRNLNNPELSLDLIIRRFNVSRAHLYRAFAEDGGIAGVIRDRRLDAAFLEITQTDMIPRSIAKIAFEHGFSSASHFSRSFRERFGLMPGEARRERLSEPLVPELRAHLLRFGSGVERACRMRPLGNKSETSG; via the coding sequence ATGTCGGTGAAGAAAAATGGCTGTGAGGCTAAATCCGGTCAGGACGTTATTATTTCAACTGATTTCGTCGAGGAACGCCTGAGGAATGATTTCTGGCGGGAGGCTTCCCGACCCTTTTATGAAACGACACCGATTCCTGGAAGCAAAAGTGGTCGACTGGAGGGTGCCATAAGATCTCGCGAGATAGCCGGGTTTACTCTGGCTTCCGTTACATTTAACTCTCAGCGATATAATCGCGACCGACGTATAATAGCATGGAGTGGTCTGGATCAATTCCTCGTTGCGGTTGTAAAGGGAGGGGAAATCCTGGGCGACGCCGCGAACAACAGCCTGACGGCACGATCGGGAGATATCTGTATCCTTGATCTAACACAAGTTCTTCAGAGCGACGTGACCGCGGGCGGCACTCTGTCTACTCTTATACCGCGCGGAATTCTGGCGAAGGCGACGGGGCATGCAAATCTGCATGGTGTAGTACTGCAAGCACATCTTCCGATGACGCAGTTGATCACTGCTTACCTCGAGGGGTTGAATGGCCTGAGCGAACATCTATCGAATGACGAAATTGTCGCAGTGCAGGAATCGTTGGTTACGATTCTGGCCGCCGCCTTGCAAGGTTTGCGCGCAACAGGGATTGAAGAACTTCGCCCCTTAAGCATTGCCTTACGTCAGCGGGTTCTGGATTATGTCGATCGGAATCTCAATAATCCGGAACTTAGCCTGGACTTGATTATTCGTCGTTTTAATGTCTCGCGCGCGCATCTCTATCGTGCGTTTGCGGAAGACGGTGGCATTGCGGGCGTGATCAGAGACCGCCGACTCGACGCAGCTTTTCTTGAGATCACGCAAACAGACATGATTCCGCGATCGATTGCCAAAATCGCATTTGAACACGGATTTTCGAGCGCTAGCCATTTCTCGCGTAGTTTCCGTGAACGTTTCGGCTTGATGCCCGGTGAAGCGCGGCGCGAGCGGTTGTCTGAGCCGCTTGTTCCGGAACTTCGCGCACACTTGTTGAGATTCGGGAGTGGCGTTGAAAGAGCATGCCGGATGAGACCGCTGGGCAATAAAAGTGAGACATCTGGATAA
- a CDS encoding response regulator transcription factor has product MSDILRNRPNFDERRGKDDAASIPLVYVVDDDDDFREEMVFGLASLGLNTHGFESAAALYRAYAAKPSDIVILDVGLKGENGLSAAAHLRTSQSVGIIMVTARGSIDDRINGLESGADAYLVKPVDVRELAATVTAVFNRLEKPITVSPCPSPEWALVESGWVITDGRGHRLRLTTSEQRILSRLLVERGAIVERHDLVVALGEDIYEFNYAHLDTIVSRLRRRARKAGIVLPLHAIRGKGFTFAD; this is encoded by the coding sequence ATGTCAGATATCTTACGAAATCGCCCCAATTTCGACGAGAGACGTGGAAAAGATGATGCCGCCAGTATCCCTCTCGTATATGTGGTCGATGATGACGACGACTTCCGCGAGGAAATGGTCTTTGGTTTAGCCAGTCTGGGCTTGAACACTCATGGGTTCGAATCCGCTGCAGCTCTGTACCGAGCATATGCAGCCAAGCCGTCAGACATTGTTATTCTCGACGTCGGACTGAAGGGGGAAAACGGGCTATCCGCGGCCGCGCATTTGAGAACATCGCAATCAGTCGGCATTATTATGGTGACAGCTCGCGGTTCTATTGATGATCGTATTAATGGTCTCGAATCTGGCGCCGATGCCTATCTCGTCAAACCAGTGGATGTTCGGGAACTCGCTGCTACTGTGACGGCGGTCTTTAATCGTCTGGAGAAGCCCATAACTGTTTCGCCGTGTCCGTCTCCTGAATGGGCACTGGTGGAAAGCGGCTGGGTCATTACCGATGGCCGGGGGCATCGTCTGCGGCTCACGACATCCGAACAACGGATTTTGAGCCGTTTGTTGGTTGAGCGCGGCGCAATAGTTGAGCGGCATGATCTGGTCGTTGCGCTCGGAGAAGATATTTATGAGTTCAACTATGCTCACCTGGATACCATTGTGAGTCGCCTGAGACGGCGGGCCAGAAAAGCCGGGATCGTGCTCCCTTTGCATGCAATTCGCGGGAAGGGCTTCACCTTCGCCGATTGA